From Camelina sativa cultivar DH55 chromosome 7, Cs, whole genome shotgun sequence, one genomic window encodes:
- the LOC104704948 gene encoding putative F-box/LRR-repeat protein At5g38386, whose amino-acid sequence MIGEKEICSTCYSCGKLGHLKKDCKSIRDQDRQIQQPIEQEVVSNILPDELLCHVSQPIDEDCKNRRDHQDCLSILPDELLCHVLSFLTTKEAALTSVISKRWRNLFAFVPNLDIDDSAFLHPGKRHSDITRRRFQNFVNRVLALQGKTPIKKFSLKCTDVYTKYLVDAWMSNVLARGVSELDLKISLHLYDEYLLSSKIFQSNSLVKLKLDGFYIDGLPGGIFLPMPKLEELVLVDIISRKEDINVSNASLKSLTIDTSFRSGPYSFDTPSLIYFSYTGFVPNDYTLVKMENLSEAQIRLFATRYEVMELMNAIRNVRYLDLSGETLEVLSLCCESIMPIFNNLKSLTIKRDASRGWQALPVLISNCPHLETLVIEGLLHQVTYKCGDACDCVSREDKGQSLTSCPVKVLQIKAFQGRVNEMHMIKHFLDYFPCLKEVKIFMEGNGPTQLRDPEAFEVIIEKMELYNKLYSCNVQLLVSGNLYKK is encoded by the exons ATGattggagagaaagaaatttGCAGTACTTGTTATTCTTGCGGAAAGCTTGGACACCTGAAGAAAGATTGTAAGAGCATACGAGATCAAGATAGGCAGATACAACAACCTATTGAACAAGAGGTTGTTAGCAATATTCTCCCAGACGAGCTTCTTTGTCATGTCTCACAACCTATTGATGAAGATTGTAAGAACAGACGAGATCATCAGGATTGTCTTAGCATTCTCCCTGACGAGCTTCTTTGTCATGTCTTGTCCTTCCTTACCACAAAGGAGGCTGCCTTGACATCAGTAATCTCCAAGAGGTGGCGCAATCTGTTTGCATTTGTCCCTAACCTTGACATTGATGACTCTGCCTTTCTTCATCCCGGTAAGCGTCATTCTGACATAACTCGACGGAGGTTCCAGAATTTTGTTAATAGAGTATTGGCTCTGCAGGGTAAAACTCCCATTAAGAAATTCTCCCTCAAATGTACCGatgtttatacaaaatatttagtgGATGCTTGGATGAGTAATGTGTTAGCCCGTGGTGTTTCCGAACTTGATCTAAAAATCAGTTTGCATTTGTACGATGAGTATCTGCTATCTTCAAAAATTTTCCAGAGCAACAGTCTAGTTAAGCTGAAATTAGACGGTTTTTATATTGATGGGTTGCCTGGAGGCATATTCTTACCAATGCCTAAGCTGGAGGAATTAGTCCTGGTTGATATAATCTCGAGAAAGGAGGATATCAACGTATCTAATGCAAGCCTCAAGAGCCTAACAATCGATACCAGTTTTCGTTCTGGCCCTTATTCATTTGATACACCTAGTCTTATTTACTTCTCTTACACTGGTTTTGTTCCCAATGACTACACCCTAGTTAAAATGGAAAACTTATCTGAAGCCCAAATCAGACTTTTTGCAACTCGTTATGAAGTTATGGAA CTGATGAATGCCATACGAAATGTTCGGTATCTGGACTTGTCTGGCGAGACTCTCGAG GTGCTTTCTCTATGCTGTGAATCAATAATGCCAATTTTCAACAACCTCAAATCGTTAACTATTAAGCGTGACGCAAGTCGAGGATGGCAAGCATTGCCAGTTCTTATAAGTAACTGTCCGCATTTAGAAACTCTAGTCATTGAG GGTCTCTTGCACCAAGTTACATATAAATGCGGGGATGCTTGTGACTGCGTTTCTCGAGAGGATAAGGGTCAGTCACTCACATCTTGTCCAGTAAAAGTGTTACAGATCAAAGCGTTTCAAGGAAGAGTCAACGAGATGCACATGATAAAGCATTTCTTGGACTATTTTCCGTGTTTGAAAGAGGTAAAGATCTTTATGGAAGGGAATGGTCCTACACAGCTCAGAGACCCCGAAGCGTTCGAAGTCATCATTGAGAAGATGGAACTCTACAACAAGTTATACAGTTGCAATGTCCAGCTCCTAGTGAGTGGTAACTTGTATAAGAAATAA
- the LOC104702632 gene encoding heme-binding protein 2 — MEAALSIFKLSFLLSLLSGGSDFIDSRSQPGQVGTIPPSCIRVECPSYELVYAGNGYEIHRYNATVWISTEPIQGSSLNEASGTGWNELSDYMSGNNEYHQRIERILPYITQVSQNLSTFMVSFFVPKEYQPDPPPPVNNLHVQRWDPTYAAVKQFGGYVADHTIGNKVAELEASLQGTVWAKAIEKSRETGSNWAYTVAQFSWPFQWDRRVNEIWFPFEMDDEEIVNIVTQ, encoded by the exons ATGGAAGCAGCTTTGAGCATCTTTAAGCTCTCGTTCCTCTTAAGCCTTCTCTCCGGCGGTTCAGACTTTATCGACTCGCGTTCCCAACCCGGACAAGTTGGGACGATCCCGCCGTCGTGCATCCGAGTAGAGTGTCCGAGTTACGAGTTGGTCTACGCCGGTAATGGCTACGAGATTCACCGCTACAACGCCACTGTTTGGATTTCTACCGAACCAATTCAGGGTTCCTCTCTTAACGAGGCTTCAGGAACCGGTTGGAACGA ATTGTCAGATTACATGAGCGGGAATAACGA ATATCACCAGAGGATAGAGAGGATACTTCCTTATATCACACAAGTCTCTCAGAACTTGAGTACCTTCATGGTCTCTTTCTTCGTTCCCAAGGAATACCAACCTGATCCACCACCTCCGGTGAACAATCTCCACGTACAGAGATGGGATCCGACGTATGCGGCGGTGAAGCAATTTGGTGGATACGTGGCGGATCACACTATTGGAAATAAAGTGGCGGAGCTGGAGGCGAGCCTACAAGGTACCGTATGGGCCAAGGCAATAGAGAAAAGCAGAGAAACCGGATCGAACTGGGCCTACACGGTAGCGCAATTTAGCTGGCCGTTCCAGTGGGATCGTCGGGTCAATGAGATTTGGTTTCCGTTTGAAATGGACGATGAAGAAATTGTCAATATCGTTACTCAGTGA
- the LOC104702634 gene encoding solanesyl diphosphate synthase 1 isoform X2 produces the protein MMMACGCGRRQFLPFGKTVCKFGSSSNRSSYYGGGNLVGSCKAVPTKPKEISLLNGIGQAQTVTFDLKPEPKQPISLTNLFEVVADDLQTLNDNLLSIVGAENPVLISAAEQIFGAGGKRMRPGLVFLVSRATAELAGLKELTTEHRRLGEIIEMIHTASLIHDDVLDESDMRRGKETVHELFGTRVAVLAGDFMFAQASWYLANLENLEVIKLISQVIKDFASGEIKQASSLFDVDTKLEDYLLKSFYKTASLVAASTKGAAIFSRVENNVTEQMYEFGKNLGLSFQVVDDILDFTQSTEQLGKPAGSDLAKGNLTAPVIFALEKEPRLREIIESEFCEVGSLEEAIGLVSEGGGIRRAQELAREKADDAIKNLQCLPPSGFRSALEQMVMYNLERID, from the exons ATGATGATGGCATGTGGTTGCGGCCGTCGTCAGTTTCTTCCTTTTGGCAAGACTGTTTGTAAGTTTGGTAGCAGCAGCAATAGAAGCAGCTACTATGGCGGTGGGAATCTTGTTGGGAGTTGCAAAGCCGTGCCGACAAAACCAAAGGAGATCTCTTTGCTCAATG GTATTGGTCAAGCTCAAACAGTGACTTTTGATTTGAAGCCAGAACCAAAACAGCCAATTTCATTGACAAATCTGTTTGAGGTAGTAGCTGATGATCTGCAGACTTTGAATGACAATCTTTTATCG ATTGTTGGTGCAGAAAACCCGGTTTTGATATCTGCGGCTGAGCAGATATTTGGAGCTGGTGGTAAAAGAATGAGACCAGGTTTAGTATTCCTTGTCTCACGTGCCACAGCAGAGTTGGCTGGCCTCAA GGAACTTACAACTGAACACCGGCGTTTGGGTGAGATCATTGAGATGATTCACACGGCAAGCTTGATACACGACGATGTGTTAGATGAGAGTGATATGCGTAGAG GAAAGGAAACAGTTCACGAGCTTTTCGGTACAAGAGTAGCAGTGTTAGCTGGTGATTTCATGTTTGCTCAAGCATCATGGTACTTGGCAAATCTTGAGAATCTTGAAGTTATTAAGCTCATCAGTCAG GTAATTAAAGACTTTGCAAGCGGAGAGATAAAACAGGCGTCGAGTTTATTTGACGTTGATACTAAGCTCGAAGACTACTTACTCAAGAGTTTTTACAAGACAGCATCTTTAGTGGCTGCAAGCACCAAAGGAGCTGCCATCTTCAGCAGAGTCGAGAACAATGTGACAGAGCAAATGTATGAGTTTGGGAAGAATCTCGGCCTCTCTTTCCAGGTAGTTGATGACATATTGGACTTCACTCAGTCTACAGAGCAGCTTGGGAAGCCAGCAGGGAGTGATTTGGCTAAAGGTAACTTAACCGCTCCTGTGATTTTTGCTCTGGAGAAGGAGCCAAGGCTGAGAGAGATCATTGAGTCTGAGTTTTGTGAGGTGGGTTCACTGGAAGAAGCTATTGGATTGGTGAGTGAAGGTGGGGGAATCAGGAGAGCACAAGAGTTGGCTAGGGAGAAAGCTGATGACGCGATAAAGAATCTGCAGTGCCTGCCTCCAAGTGGCTTTAGGTCAGCTCTAGAACAAATGGTGATGTATAATCTCGAAAGAATTGATTAG
- the LOC104702634 gene encoding solanesyl diphosphate synthase 1 isoform X1 — protein MMTSSRNIDLGTMMMACGCGRRQFLPFGKTVCKFGSSSNRSSYYGGGNLVGSCKAVPTKPKEISLLNGIGQAQTVTFDLKPEPKQPISLTNLFEVVADDLQTLNDNLLSIVGAENPVLISAAEQIFGAGGKRMRPGLVFLVSRATAELAGLKELTTEHRRLGEIIEMIHTASLIHDDVLDESDMRRGKETVHELFGTRVAVLAGDFMFAQASWYLANLENLEVIKLISQVIKDFASGEIKQASSLFDVDTKLEDYLLKSFYKTASLVAASTKGAAIFSRVENNVTEQMYEFGKNLGLSFQVVDDILDFTQSTEQLGKPAGSDLAKGNLTAPVIFALEKEPRLREIIESEFCEVGSLEEAIGLVSEGGGIRRAQELAREKADDAIKNLQCLPPSGFRSALEQMVMYNLERID, from the exons atGATGACGTCATCTCGAAACATTGATTTAGGTACGATGATGATGGCATGTGGTTGCGGCCGTCGTCAGTTTCTTCCTTTTGGCAAGACTGTTTGTAAGTTTGGTAGCAGCAGCAATAGAAGCAGCTACTATGGCGGTGGGAATCTTGTTGGGAGTTGCAAAGCCGTGCCGACAAAACCAAAGGAGATCTCTTTGCTCAATG GTATTGGTCAAGCTCAAACAGTGACTTTTGATTTGAAGCCAGAACCAAAACAGCCAATTTCATTGACAAATCTGTTTGAGGTAGTAGCTGATGATCTGCAGACTTTGAATGACAATCTTTTATCG ATTGTTGGTGCAGAAAACCCGGTTTTGATATCTGCGGCTGAGCAGATATTTGGAGCTGGTGGTAAAAGAATGAGACCAGGTTTAGTATTCCTTGTCTCACGTGCCACAGCAGAGTTGGCTGGCCTCAA GGAACTTACAACTGAACACCGGCGTTTGGGTGAGATCATTGAGATGATTCACACGGCAAGCTTGATACACGACGATGTGTTAGATGAGAGTGATATGCGTAGAG GAAAGGAAACAGTTCACGAGCTTTTCGGTACAAGAGTAGCAGTGTTAGCTGGTGATTTCATGTTTGCTCAAGCATCATGGTACTTGGCAAATCTTGAGAATCTTGAAGTTATTAAGCTCATCAGTCAG GTAATTAAAGACTTTGCAAGCGGAGAGATAAAACAGGCGTCGAGTTTATTTGACGTTGATACTAAGCTCGAAGACTACTTACTCAAGAGTTTTTACAAGACAGCATCTTTAGTGGCTGCAAGCACCAAAGGAGCTGCCATCTTCAGCAGAGTCGAGAACAATGTGACAGAGCAAATGTATGAGTTTGGGAAGAATCTCGGCCTCTCTTTCCAGGTAGTTGATGACATATTGGACTTCACTCAGTCTACAGAGCAGCTTGGGAAGCCAGCAGGGAGTGATTTGGCTAAAGGTAACTTAACCGCTCCTGTGATTTTTGCTCTGGAGAAGGAGCCAAGGCTGAGAGAGATCATTGAGTCTGAGTTTTGTGAGGTGGGTTCACTGGAAGAAGCTATTGGATTGGTGAGTGAAGGTGGGGGAATCAGGAGAGCACAAGAGTTGGCTAGGGAGAAAGCTGATGACGCGATAAAGAATCTGCAGTGCCTGCCTCCAAGTGGCTTTAGGTCAGCTCTAGAACAAATGGTGATGTATAATCTCGAAAGAATTGATTAG
- the LOC104702635 gene encoding glucan endo-1,3-beta-glucosidase-like — MAKAWMCISFLIFLYLSSERNFTKVNAEMKTWCVAKPSSDQATLLDNINFACSHVDCRVLSSGCPCYSPGNLINHASIAMNLYYQANGRNYWNCNFKNSGLIVITNPSYGNCYYQYT; from the exons ATGGCTAAAGCATGGATGTGCATTTCTTTCCTCATCTTCCTCTACCTCTCCTCAG AAAGAAACTTCACCAAAGTCAACGCAGAG ATGAAGACTTGGTGTGTGGCTAAACCTTCTTCAGATCAAGCAACACTTCTTGATAACATAAACTTCGCGTGCTCTCATGTCGACTGTCGCGTTCTCTCGAGTGGATGTCCATGTTACTCCCCTGGTAACCTCATCAACCATGCTTCAATCGCCATGAATCTTTATTACCAAGCTAATGGAAGAAACTACTGGAACTGCAATTTCAAAAACTCTGGACTCATCGTCATAACTAATCCTA GCTATGGAAACTGCTACTATCAATACAcatga
- the LOC104702636 gene encoding receptor-like serine/threonine-protein kinase At1g78530, protein MANAKETTFYITISVVAFVIGKIVIALLLYKRWKRKSTVYENGFPVKGGGKMVMFKSPLLNSVSSDMFMKKTHKLSNKDILGSGGFGTVYRLVIDDSTTFAVKRLNRGTSERDRGFHRELEAMADIKHRNIVTLHGYFTSPHYNLLIYELMPNGSLDSFLHGKKSGDKKVLDWESRYKLAVGAARGVSYLHHDCIPHIIHRDIKSSNILLDQNMEARVSDFGLATLMEPDKTHVSTFVAGTFGYLAPEYFDTGKATMKGDVYSFGVVLLELLTGRRPTDDEFFEEGTKLVTWVKGVVRDQREEVVIDNRLRGSPVQELNDVFGIAMMCLEPEPIVRPTMAEVVKLLEYIKLSKRSSF, encoded by the exons GTAAAATCGTAATCGCTCTTCTTCTCTACAagagatggaaaagaaaaagcacTGTTTATGAAAACGGATTCCCAG TCAAAGGAGGAGGAAAAATGGTGATGTTCAAATCTCCATTACTCAACTCTGTTTCCTCCGACATGTTTATGAAGAAGACACATAAGCTAAGCAACAAAGACATTCTCGGTTCTGGAGGATTCGGAACTGTTTACAGATTAGTCATTGATGATTCAACAACTTTTGCTGTCAAGAGACTAAACAGAGGAACCTCTGAGAGAGACAGAGGGTTTCATAGAGAGTTAGAAGCAATGGCTGATATTAAACACAGGAACATTGTAACTCTCCATGGCTACTTCACTTCTCCACATTATAATCTTCTCATCTATGAGCTCATGCCTAATGGAAGCTTGGATTCTTTTCTACACg GAAAAAAATCAGGAGATAAAAAAGTTTTGGATTGGGAATCGAGGTACAAACTCGCGGTTGGAGCGGCTAGAGGGGTGTCTTACCTTCATCATGATTGCATCCCTCACATAATCCATAGAGACATCAAATCTAGTAACATACTTCTTGATCAGAACATGGAAGCTAGggtttctgattttggtttagcCACTTTGATGGAGCCGGACAAGACTCATGTTTCGACGTTTGTAGCTGGAACATTTGGATACTTAGCTCCTG agtatttcgATACGGGTAAAGCGACAATGAAAGGAGATGTTTACAGTTTCGGGGTTGTTCTTTTGGAGCTTCTAACTGGAAGAAGACCAACAGATGATGAGTTTTTCGAAGAAGGAACAAAGCTTGTTACTTGG GTAAAAGGAGTGGTAAGAGACCAAAGAGAAGAGGTGGTGATAGATAACCGGCTAAGAGGATCACCGGTACAAGAGTTGAACGATGTGTTTGGTATAGCGATGATGTGTCTTGAACCGGAACCGATCGTTAGACCGACTATGGCAGAGGTTGTCAAATTGCTCGAATACATCAAGCTTTCCAAACGTTCTTCCTTTTGA